atcttgcccaatcatgaaatccttgctctgccatgggatagtatggacttacaaactgaaatagcaaggGGAACAGTAGCTGTATATAGttgagttgttttcacattgatggtattcaaattatttttttcattattgttaaatatcatgatgggagagtattattaaaaatgttacaagtatgcaaatgcatatgtttacgggcatttaggttttactgtgttgttttgttgtaaagacatgcaaggcattctgggccgtaatgaactgtggtcggcagcactccataggctacgtattaataggtgtttctgtaaacctagggacaataaacagctatctctgttacaagcatggagttgacgaaagaataagcaagcaatgtcacgttaatgttaaatacatctTTACGTCTacatgacatttcaactttattctcgaaatgtcgagtttcgAGAATAACATGTcgactcgacatgttgactttaaagtcgacatgtcgacattaaagtcaacatgtcgagtttaatctcgccatggcaaaaatatttgttgtcttcatgtgtggccctaatactccgtcgtactaagcggagaagcatgctaagcagagatttaacattattaatttcttgtgtggctagaagctagggaggagatgttgctgtatgggatttatgttgcttagcgtgatgccatggtcatttgatatgatatGCTTGttctcgtaactttaggactcctttttttttttttactaagagtaattcgggaagcattttagccctaaaagtagcgcctgagtctgtgacagcttaaaagaagtcgcgaagactcctaactcactaagaccgaacatttatttgtttattgtccGATTtattgtggtggcatttcacgtcacgatgttttgaaatgcatctagGAGCTaacaatcgcgagggaacaattttgcatgttaggcataactaagggatgcagtaaccccaccaacaacaaccaaaactagcctactcattgtcaacatgtacattaaatgtaacgtttcattgtgaatcaaattaaaatgttctcctccttgcaaacgttggcataggcatatggtgacagattaatttaataatgttgctgcgtggaTCACGGTAagtgtgaatgaagtggccacttcttaataggagtcactgtatggaagtaggctaagtaaaatagagatgcttcaaataagataaggttaggatatgcccgcttgacaacggcagagatagaactggcctttggccatagcaaccatccatttagaacgactggccttcatagcaaccaaagatcttagctgtgattcatgtagcctacagtatgcattcaatgtgatgcaaagtatagaaaggtgatgaaatatacagagacaggtcaagaaatatagtgcaatgtagacagtagtatacagttgatttacagaaggtggtttagagtaatatgaattaaatataaatatgtgcagtgtattagcagttacctcatacaataagtagaataatgtatgtagatgtagcagtaacagtataatagtagaaataataatatagatatgtgcagtgtattaacagaatataataaaacagaataattatggatattcaatatgacaaatatataacagatatgtacataacatacagctatgtgcagtgtggaaacagtgtcattgtctatgtgcaggatgaatagtatgaagatcagtagaataactatgtataaatgtaattacagtaggcctatgtacatttgtaaataaatagaaaactatgggtgagagggataaattaattttatttaatcgtaaaagtaaattgcattaaattaaattgcaattaaaaatctttccagtaggctttaatgtcacgcaaaaagtacaaccaaagctgagcttgatcaacttcaacgtctaaagaaccagaacttgagtgtagttttttgctgggtcccaggccatgttggtctgaggggaaatgagaaagcggacagtgctgctaagcaagccctcaatgaagaagtcacagaatgtcaaatccgtgccccagaccttaaacctatactgaactcttacatcacagataagtggcaatctgaatgggattaatgtaccaacatcAAGCAAGGAATgggaattttggcacattttcatgatccactgggtcgttatgggccacaaaaatttactcctattgtggctatttgagacatgcgttcatgagtattcagctacatttaatgagttaagtaaaatacattcacacacaaaaaaacccatcactaatgttgtggacactactttattctgagatacatcaataggctctcaaaacaatcctaaacagacataaggtctttatagagcaaatccatatagattatttgtcaaataaaccagtaaaacaaatttttaaaataaatcagtgaaaaagtatcctgacaaacaagcagcatttgaattccttagtcatatttcatcatTTCAATTCTTCTAGGTTACccgatagcccagtttgagaggtgcaagacccgtgacattatttatttttgcagctaatcaatgctgttgttttattttattgatttgatcttagtcgtagaagctaaattcaaaggcaggccacaggtaaaatccaacaaaccgcattcaccctgcaagccaatagttgaatagccctctcctagagcttttgcggtattgccactgctccaacactgaaaggcactgttagaatgcttggatcaagccaggttcagcatagcgtatgtcactgtctgctcacgttggtgaccggaccagggcaagcacactttcgcagttcccgccggaaatgcagtctagtttaatGTTTTACTTAGGACAGCATATTTCTTGTCAATGACTACCAACTTTATTCTTTTCATGTTTAATGTAGGTTAAAGATACCTAGATCTAGATAGCCTATTGTTCATCATAATGTATGCTGTATAATATTTCAGAGATATctcatttatatatttttttacattgaaATCTCAGATGCTTGTTATTTGTGTATGTTGCAGATGAAGATGCAGTGTTCATGAAGTGGAATTGTAAACTCTGCCCATTTTCAACCTACAATCAAAGAAACATCAGAAGGCATTGCATTTTGAAGCATGGACACCACAGCCGTTCCTGCCCCTTGCCCTGCATCTATCCTGACTGGTTTATTTTTCAAATTCCAAAGGCAAGTTGACCTTAACAGACATTTGTTTAAGCAACATGGAAAAGAACAGGAAAAATCGTCTTCAGATCCACTGACTTTTCAAATACTTAGCCATCTGAGAAATAAGGAAACCGTGAAGTGCCCTTACCAGGATTGCTCATTTAAATCAACTGTATATTCAACTTTCACAGGGCATCTTAGTCGTTATCAcatttctgctgctcttacataacttgcaccactatgccacttgcttacttaagtcaaacagaactacctcagccatttattggcctgactttacactattatattgactgtctatgcacaattgcacaatttcaacccaattttgctgttcttatttcttcattgtatgtgccttcttatttactttttattgtttacttgatatgctatgtttgtctgtggacttaattggtaaaatatgtcttgtctccaccatgggatagtgagaaacgtaatttcgatctctttgtatgtcttggcatgtgaagaaattgacaataaagcagactttgactttgactttgagtatTGCACATGAATCTTTCATTTTGTTATGTGAAaatgtctttttctgttttaacactgtctgtttgtttgcatgtttgtttacttttgcATTTCAGGATTCAAATCAGAATAAGCGGATAGCAGTCTTGCTCGGCATGCCACATTTCCTTCTTGAAGAGTCCTCAAGCTTTCTTAAGACCTGTGAGGTAGGTTGAAAGGTTCAGCATATGACGACGTTTGATTTGGAACCACTGGCTGAATAGAAGGATAGATTCAATTCAAACCAAAGGAAAAATCAGCATGAATAGCATGGAACACTGATATAATGTATTTTGTATTACAAACTGCTGCATAATAAAAATTGTCCTGgttatgattttaatatttagcttaatgatgatttttttttttttcatgcaacAGATCCAGTTCAATACGCTTTGAATGGAACCAGTGTCAGGATCCTGATTGTGTCTGAAGAGATCGGCAGATATGTGGTCCCAAACGAGACCAATGACATTTGTCTCGTCTTGGAGGAACAGCTTGTTGTTATGGACATTTCTGATATTCCCAAGGCCTTCGGACTAATGATGGGTCTGATGTATGCACTCAACATTGACTACCCAAATCATCTCAAATATACTTTTGAGGTAATGCAAAAGCTTTTCTTGAATATCGGAGGGAGTAACTGCTCTTCATGTGTTAATGGTCTACGTAACAGGCTGCTTAGCAAAATGGTGTAGTGCTGAAATATCCTGTATCATTTGGACTTGGTCCTAAGCTTTGGGGTCATTCCACGttttaattaaaaattaaaaatatgccAAATTGATTGTTCCGCAGAGCTCAGTAACCCTGCTTGGAATCAAGCTCGCACTCATATGCTCACTTGAACACTTCTTGCATGGACATACATAAATATGTTTGAattttgcatttgtagaaaGTATAAAGCACATGGCATGTGAATGTTAATAAATggcaaagaaaagaaatgtgTCTTATAGTATTCTGTTAAACCAGTGTTCTAATTTTGAACCAGCATGCAAGTTAATCCAGTTAATTTACTTACCTTTTTTGACACAAGAGCTGAATTCAATTTTTGTTGACTTGACAAAGTTCAAGTATTTAATTCAACCTAACTGAGAGCATTGGCCTACATAGacttatacagtatgtataagtGTTTAGTTCAAAAGTGCAGGGGgccccccctgttctgtgattggttccctatctgaggcaaaaattagggcggtagtttccaggctgccttagcagcgtgaatcaaatcgcgcgcaaggcagcatgggaacacccaggctatgcCAAACCAAGGTTGACGGTGTCACAGCCAGCCTTTTCTATGTCCTGCAAGACATTTCTAACATATTTTTTCCACCGACTGACTTTGGAAGAAATGAAGAATCTTCTTCCCTTTGGTCCCAAGACAGCCGAATCTTACATCAATGTCAATCCCAGTCAATGTAGCAAAATGACTAGATAGAAATGTCTTAAGAAGAAATAATGGCCACTTTTCTTGAACTTCATCCATGCTGGGTGGAGGGCTGGCATTAATAGAGTAGCGCTGAGTGGcatatgtttttttcatgtaCTCATCCACTCAGATACGTTCAGCAGCTCTGGGTCCCTCTTCAGAGAAAAGTCTCAccatttcctttcttttctcttctactGATTCTGGTGTTTCTCCTTCAGGGAGGTAAACAGGGTTCCAATTAACACACCCATAGCTATCAGTTTTTGAACATTTGGAAGTGTGACTGTCATTGAATGGTGAAGGCTCGGACGTTGATGTAAAAGGCGCTTTGGCTTCCTAACACGTACTAATTTGTTGTCCCTGTTTTCATCGTCAATCCTAGTTTTTAATTGATTTAAAAGTGACCCATAGCCACAGCCAATTAAGTCTCCTTCAGCTGTGATGTCAGCGAAGCTCTTTGGATGTCTTTCAATAAGTCGTCTGGCTATTTCAGAGCATTGACTTTAAGTAGGGTTCAAGCTTTTCTCTTGTATCGCCTGTGCAATTATTCTGACCATAGCCAGATGTTCCTGCTTCCTTGGCCTCACACCTTGAGCTACaccagacctctcaagtctcacgcattgagcgtgagacacacgcatttcaatgacttcacacgctcacacgccacacatggcatttctcactccgagaaattattaacttgcccgcacagaaattcctaagggctatattttacaaacgtgtcacacaacgttgctgtctgtgcgctcattcacTGTGCGCTGTTCAGCTACTtacctatcggccaatcagaaaatagggtttctcaaccaatcaggaaatagttttgttttgttgccggGCTTAACTTTGAGTTTCAGTTTAGTGAGCAGTCTCGCCTTCGGTGAATGCATAGCGGAGGTGGTAAACGAGGTGGAGTTGGAAGAGAACCAACTAGAGGTGGAAGAGAACAGGATAATCAGGTAAtaacttcattcatttcaatctcTCATTAGTTACTATAGTTTTCCTACTCGTTGTTTAAGAACAATATAATTTAAGTGTTCGTTTGAATAGTAGCTtattgcatagcctattgttataggtcacttttaaaatcatgtcatattatataattatatcctggccatggatgcattaaccactgcatctgtattcaaaaatgtcGGGTAAAAAACAATTAAGCATCCTCTCTttcaccctgagaggaaagccccctaaaaggtccaggttagtggatgctcagaggtggtgaaaaggcccattattgaattgttagtgccatgtgtcaaatcttttcttttgcaaatctgagcaattataaatgatacttttgccccattttgacttaggaggtcattgctcctacatactttAGCCAATAATCAAATGCCTGGAAAGCTGAGgcactgttggaaaacaattagaataactgtgtgatgtactgacacaaagttacaaaggctagattattcttttctttttctaccggataacaagcacctttgaactgaccacatttcagccctctaggtcttgacttCATATGACATGACttgagtcctagcattaggttttgtcatgctgtgtgcaaaagtagatcaatatagaatgacaacatgagtactttagaccattatttgccaaggtatacTCATGCaatttgtaaaatgccctatgaaaactccccataggactttgggttatccaaaatgcatactggcaatcaaatgcttactgcatatgaaccccttATAAGCTTAATCTTAATTGGCCTCAAAATCTCActcttgcctgtcctcaaaacttgagagccctggctACACATTGACGCAAAGAGAAAACAACTACCTAGCTCCAGTttctgcagccaacagctagagcagccaggcaggTACAGTGCTGCACTCTGGATAACATttgtttatatattatatataaggggtgtaaagattaaccgatacgtatcggtatccgtttttaacgtgtaagataagGCTACATCGATatgtgaagccccgtatcggaataaaacggaaatgaaccggtcgttatatcgttttacttgttatgaatcgattcggttcacaaccttttctgctcgctcagactctcatttacgttccaagcagcgcgttcataccacgtccggttttgaaactatatgtggcacggaattgtgggtaatgcagttcgtttttggctacattcattgcccaaagttgtcaaatgacctcattatacatctactgcaacttacgCACGTGACAATTCACACTCGGTcatttgttttacagtttttactcttttgtttttcaaaatccaaATTAAACACTAAACAACCCAATTTAAATTAAACACTAACTAACCCAACCCTAATGGGGACGTTTCACAGTAAACCTAACATTTACCTTGGATATCTaatctatttatctatataagtatatatactctttcgatcccgtgagggaaatttggtctctgcattttatcccaatccgtgaattagtgaaacacactcagcacacagtgaacacacagtgaggtgaagcacacactaatcctggcacagtgagctgcctgcaacaacagcggcgctcggggagcagtgaggggttaggtgccttgctcaagggcacttcagctgtgcctactggtcgggggccggttacaagtccgaagcgctaaccagtagcctAGGCCACGATTGCCCCAATAGCTATCTATCTGCCTGCATTGCTACATTATCAAACATCCAtgccagggtttccgttgtccggtaattaccggacattggctggaaaaaaaatgaaatgtccgacaaaattaaatctctccggtcaaattgtccgattgaaattggctaataatcccgtcccctaacgtaatctgaatttgagaataagccttaatatgtaagcctatattatacgtcctgTGGCTAAATggacaggctctaccgtttgaaaagtaagctattaaacaacacgcatagcctatgctgcatttcaaatgggaagcgcacgcttaaaacgtccatgttaaacaacgaacaaatgagttcaaacatggccaggcccaggcagatagccttaaacgttttttttttcagaggccagacgcaatggatgatgataaattggtaacgtctgaagcctcagatgtccggtcaactccaccaccaccagataaaaaacAGAAGggtcgggcgtatctgtcggaatcagtgacattggaagtgtAGTTGCGGGGGatgcggccgctccaagacactgtcattctccgtagcctacactggacatgcaaagtgttctttacccaaagcatacagtaggcctatgcgttctctgtctatgatttgcagggttagggcctcctcaaCGAGGAGATTACTGGTCCGCGCTAATTTATCTTCAGTATATTCTATTTTATATTTTGCTGCAGGTGATGGTGGCTAATGACCCCAATAAACAACCCAACAACAGCAGCTCACCAAATTTATAACCGGGCACACATTGAGACGAGGGGGGTGATTGAGCACACATTTGGTGTGTTGAAAAGCCAGATGCACTGCTTGGACCGTACAGGTGGAGCGCTTCTGTACACACCAGAAAAGGTGTGCATAATTGTCGTCGCGTGTTGCATTGTGCACAACATAGCAATTCACCATGGCATGCCCCTAGACGTACCTGAGGACATGGAGGAGGCACCAGAAGACATTGACGCATTACCCCACCCACAATATGAGATGGCTGAAGGCAGACGTTTGCGAGAACATGTTCCGGTCATGCCTGCAATAATCTTCTTGAGGCAGTTGTTTGTCTCCTGCTGCTGGCGACATAATGCTGTGACAGCTTGCGTCATTCCATTCACTGCAACCACGAGCTCTTTTACCTGCCTACTGTCGCGCCTCAGCCCTGATGGAAATGCCCATCTGCTGCACATCTGAGGAAATCTTTTGTAGCGCCCTCATTTGGCCCCTTTGCTCAGTCAAGAGCATTTCATCCAAGTCATCGACCATCCTACGTGCGGGTGCAGAGGGCAGAGACGACTGCATTTGAAGATGTGCTTGCTaaaagggggggaggggggtaccTACAATGGTAATATGTGAATTAACCTTTATGTATACCTTTTCCATTATCCTTATCAGCCAAACATGAAATAGCTATAGTAAGCTTACACTTAAAGCTTACACTTAACCAAATCTCCAAACATAGCCTAAATGTCAAAATTAAATACAACATATATTACAGTCAGGCTTTATAAGCATTGTCAGGAGACATTTTACTTGGAAAATAAAACCATAAGTGGACGAGAAATTTAACTCTATGTAAGGGCTGCAATAATCCCGGTCACTTTTTTAATATCACCAATGGCATTGGGTGGTTGAATAAGATATTTGTATAGATATCaatctaaaaaataaatataaaaacataaGTCCATTTACAATCCCGACTACTTATATTAATCTTACGACTTACCTTCATTTTCTAATGGGGCCTCAGCAGTATCGACACCTTCCATGCCTTCCACCTGTTCAGTAATCAGCGTTTGCTGCACAATCTCTTCAATTGTTGTCAATTCACGTACTTCTGGGGGACCTGAACCAGTTTTCCTGACCTGAGCCCTGTTAAAGGCAACCTTTTCTTTAGTACGCCGTTTAATATCTTGCTACCTCTTCTTCACTTCATCCGCCTTTCTGCAGGTCGAGGATATTGATTTTAGCTGTAATTGCTGTCCAgatgttatttttttgtgttggtGTAGAATTCCGGCCTTGTATAACAGTTAGATTGGCTGTAACCTCATACACAAGCAGATCAACCTCGTTATCACTAAATTTTAGCTTTCACGGTCTTGACTGGTGTGGTTGATCCATGATAGAAAGATTCAAGGAGGCCCGTTCAATTGCGCTTTTAAATGCGTGCAATTAACGATAGAGGGCAGGGACAGGCACTAATTACGGATGAACTGCAGGTTTGGTAAATACGGCGTAAACTAAGGTATCTTTGCGTTCGCTGTCTGCGGGTGaaccatggcgctgataacgctacgttcacaaatgtatgtacatctggccctgagtgttacctgctctgttctctccctccattctccactGTGCCTGTTCTGCTTATCCAGGACCAAGGATGCAGAGGACAAGAAGGGTGTGCGATATATGAATGGAATGGTCAGATAagatcattttttatgtttgaggtCCACACGATGGGGCCTTTACACAAAGGGAGGTGTGTTGATCCAGCATCTTCCACACTTCCCATAACACTCCTGACTCCTGCCAAATGTGTTGCATCCTCCTTACCATGTCCCTCTTATTAGGTGTACAGAGTATATGGAGAGCTACCCATCCCTTCCAAATTGAGCGTGTCTCATTTCAGGGGCTACATGGTTCTAAGGCCAGATGTGTAGACCAGTTGCGTCATAGTGGCGCGACTAGTACTGTCCCATTTCGTGGGCTTTTTCGAATTAGGCCGACAAACCCGCCTTATGGAAGCGAGGGAAACTTGGCACACATGCCATTAGCATTGCAAGGGTAAAAATGAAACTTTGCACAGTTAATGTGGGTCATGTGCCAAAGATCTCACCCGAGTTTCAGCCTCCTAGCTCTATGTTAACCCCCACTTTTCTACCTCTGAAGTCTGAGTGCTCAACTTTTTGTATGTTTTTCCTTTGTGGTTTTTCTCCTGAGTGTCTCAGAGACCCCAGCTTTGGATCATTTGTTGGGGGCCTCGAGGTGGTGCCAGGCATCTTTGTTCCAACCCTCTAGCACCTAGCGTAAGCATGCGGGAAGAGGGAAACCTTTTACAATTCTGACCATTTATCTCCTTTTGAGAATGACCCACCAACTCCAAACTGAGTCCAGCTCGTTTGTGACTTTCTATTGTATAACATATgttaatttcatattgattggACCAAGACAACTGTGTTTTTTGGCTAAACATATTTTCTGCAACCTGCTGGACTTAGTCTCTGGAAGGCTCCAGCCCTCCAACCTGGTAGGGAGATTGCAAGGCCCTGCCCCACCAAGGCATGCCTTCCCTGGGTAGGACTTAGTGTCTGGAAGGCTCTGGTCCCCCAGTCCTGTGTCTAGAAGGCTGTGGTCCTCCCTGAAAACCCTGGGAATTTTAGGACACAAAGGGAATTTTCGAATATCAAAAATGAGAAAATATGCAGAGTCTCTGGAAGGCTCCAGCCCTCCAAGCTGGTAGGGAGAGGGTATTTGGGAAACATTCTGCAATTTCCCTAAGGGTATTTGGGAAACATTCTGCAACCTGTTGGACTTAGTCTCTGCAAGGCTCCAGCTCTCCAACATGGTAGGACTTAGTCTCTGCAAGGCTCCAGCCCTCCAGCTCTCCAACCTGGTAGGGAGACTCTGAAAGGCTCTCCCCTCCAATCTCCTCTTCTCCAGGGCAGTCTCTTGTTGGCTCTGGCTctgctctggctctctctctgacagactCTGGACCTCCAGGCCTTGTCTCTGCAAggctctccccctccacccccttccccctcctAATTAAGACTTAGAAGTTAAGAGGCAAAGACAGTGAAATACTTTTGACCTTTTATTTTTCTCCAATGGTGTAACAAAATGgaggtaaaaaataaaaaagaataaaatataaaattttatttcacatttatACAAACAACCGGCAGTTAAGTGCTGAACAATCAAAGTGCTGCAGTGCAGTGAACAGGGGAAAgagtgtgggtggtgtgggggctGAACAGGGGGATTGGAGCTTAATGAACTTGGGTGTTGGGAGGGAGGGTTCTGAACAGGGGGATTGGGGCTTAATGAACTTGGGTGTTGGGAGGGAGGGTTCTGAACGGGGGGATTGGGGCTAGATGAACTTGGGTGTTGGGAGGGAGGGTTCTGAACGGGGGGATTGGGGCTTAATGAACTTGGGTGTTGGGAGGGAGAGTTCTGAACGGGGGGATTGGGGCTTGGTGCCTCGGTCCTCTGAGTCCTCTATACCTGGTGTCCTGGGTCCTCCGAGTCTTCTGCCACCTCCGGTTCTGGGTCTGTGTCTGGCACCATGTCAACCTCCACCTCCGGCGTCGGCTGAGGGTCCGCCTCTGGCTCCCTCGTCGGCTCTGGGTCTGGCTCAACCTTGGGGACTAGCTGGGAGGCTGGCTTGGACGGGCTGGCCAGAGCGCCCCTACGCGTCAGGTAATGCCTGGCCCTGGCCGTGACCATGGAGGGGCTCCAGACATTGCACTTGGGGCTTGGCATAACAGGGTCTGCCGGAGCAGCAGGCATCTTCAGGGGGGTGATCTTCACCAACGGAAATCTCCGGGCCTTCTTGGGAGTCTGCGGAAAGAGTGACAAACAAAGGGTTAGTGGGAAAGGCTGAGCAGCCAGAGACACAGAGGTGGAGATGTGTGTCGGTGCTGTACTTACCCTTTCCCTGCCATCCTTATGTCTGTGAATATGGGCCTTCCAGGCAGGCCCATCTCCGCCCACGCTGTCCTCAGGTATGTGTTCAGGTCCTTGGCTGGGCCCCGGCCCCCGGTGAAAAATACCAGTTGATTGTCCTTGTGGGGATGGGGGTAGGCCGTCCCCTGCATGGCCACCCAGTCCCGGAGCCACTGAAATTCTTCGGGCCACAAGAAAAGCTGCCCCGCCATGAAGGATCGGGCGGTCTTGTGGTCGTCGACCTGcggagagaggaaagacagaggAGAATCGTGAGTAGGCCCCAGGCAACGAGCGGATGCGAATCGAAGGAGACAGGGAAGATGCTTACATTCACAATGTATCCCTCTTGGACGCAGCCCGCCTCCTCCGCCTTCTTCACCTGCTCCAGCACCATGTTCGATATAACCCCAGGCGGTGGCTGTAGAGGCTGACCACAAATGCGCAAAAATACGCGTAGAACCGCTGCCGGTTTGCCAAGCAGTTGTCCTGGGCCAGGGCttctgaaaacacaaacacagacaagcaGAGGTTAATACCACTCCTGCTGGCGGGTGTGCCAGCACAAGTCAAATGAGGCTCCATACTTACTCAGCAGCTTGGGTATCATCTTCTTGGACTGCTCCCGGCATGTTTTGAGGTTCTCCAGGGAGACACACCTGGCCATTTTTACCCACTTCACCTTAATTTGGTGCAGGGTCACCTGCTTTCGGAGGTCTCTCAGGGCTTTTGAAATTACCCTCTCCACTCCGACAATTTGGCTCTGCGAGAACCTGCAGTGCTTTGGCTTTGTTTGGCTAAAGTATTTCATAAACAGGGTATATAAAGAAATTCTTAAGT
This window of the Alosa alosa isolate M-15738 ecotype Scorff River chromosome 7, AALO_Geno_1.1, whole genome shotgun sequence genome carries:
- the LOC125297958 gene encoding uncharacterized protein LOC125297958 — encoded protein: MCRLAQPAPEAIVVIVMTPFASGGVFRHDTVWDRRREKRRSYQVEKPWPRTTAWQTGSGSTRIFAHLWSASTATAWGYIEHGAGAGEEGGGGGLRPRGIHCECRRPQDRPILHGGAAFLVARRISVAPGLGGHAGDGLPPSPQGQSTGIFHRGPGPSQGPEHIPEDSVGGDGPAWKAHIHRHKDGRERTPKKARRFPLVKITPLKMPAAPADPVMPSPKCNVWSPSMVTARARHYLTRRGALASPSKPASQLVPKVEPDPEPTREPEADPQPTPEVEVDMVPDTDPEPEVAEDSEDPGHQV